One Flavobacterium sp. 90 DNA segment encodes these proteins:
- a CDS encoding TIGR03643 family protein, giving the protein MNVKHSNFSVIELDRIIEMAWEDRTTFDAIKFQFNLSEADVKVLMKKELKFSSYKLWRKRVENCKTKHSAKRSVEIDRFKCSRQRAISNNKISKRR; this is encoded by the coding sequence ATGAATGTAAAACATAGCAACTTTTCTGTAATTGAACTGGATCGTATCATTGAAATGGCTTGGGAAGACAGAACCACATTTGATGCTATAAAATTTCAATTTAATTTATCAGAAGCTGATGTGAAGGTTTTAATGAAAAAAGAATTGAAATTTAGCAGTTATAAACTATGGCGTAAACGTGTAGAGAATTGCAAAACCAAACATTCGGCAAAACGTTCCGTCGAAATAGATCGTTTTAAATGCAGCAGACAACGTGCGATTTCAAACAATAAAATTTCAAAGAGAAGATAA
- a CDS encoding bile acid:sodium symporter family protein, producing MNKLLEVLKKAGFDGFLLMIATMILMAYFLPKPGMVKEPVSLEEIANAGVSFIFLFYGMRLSVAKLKAGLSNWKMHIVVQLTTFLFFPLIVLAFRPLFVNNGFELIWLGVFFLAALPSTVSSSVVMVSIAKGNIPAAIFNASISSLIGVVVTPLWVGLFIASATGDFDVTQIVIKLILQVLLPVIIGISLNSRLGAIAEKYKKQLKYFDQSVILTIIYTSFCKSFSEHLFEGFTALELAGLAAGMMTLFFAVFFCVGLISRLLGFSEEDRITVLFCGSKKSLVHGTVMSKVLFQHSTITGIVLLPLMLYHALQLIAASIIAQGMARRKEV from the coding sequence TTGAATAAATTATTAGAAGTATTAAAAAAAGCAGGGTTCGACGGTTTCCTGTTAATGATAGCCACCATGATTCTGATGGCTTATTTTTTGCCAAAGCCAGGCATGGTCAAAGAACCTGTTTCGCTGGAGGAGATTGCCAATGCTGGCGTTTCTTTTATTTTCTTGTTTTACGGCATGCGACTGAGTGTTGCGAAACTAAAAGCCGGACTTTCCAACTGGAAAATGCACATTGTCGTTCAATTGACAACCTTTTTATTTTTTCCGCTTATTGTTTTGGCATTTCGCCCGTTGTTTGTCAATAACGGCTTCGAGCTGATTTGGCTTGGTGTATTTTTTCTGGCAGCTTTACCGTCTACAGTATCCTCTTCTGTGGTCATGGTTTCCATCGCCAAGGGAAACATTCCCGCAGCTATTTTCAATGCGAGTATTTCCAGTTTGATTGGAGTAGTGGTTACGCCGCTCTGGGTTGGACTGTTTATAGCTTCTGCGACAGGCGATTTTGATGTCACTCAAATCGTCATAAAGTTGATTCTGCAAGTCTTGCTACCTGTCATCATTGGCATAAGCCTCAATTCCCGTTTAGGCGCCATTGCCGAAAAATACAAGAAACAGCTCAAATATTTCGATCAGTCAGTTATTCTAACGATTATTTACACATCGTTTTGCAAGTCATTTTCCGAACATCTTTTTGAAGGCTTCACCGCTCTTGAACTTGCTGGACTCGCTGCAGGGATGATGACGTTGTTTTTTGCCGTATTCTTTTGTGTCGGATTAATAAGCCGCTTGCTTGGTTTTTCAGAAGAAGACCGTATTACTGTCTTATTCTGCGGGTCTAAAAAATCATTGGTTCATGGCACCGTTATGTCAAAAGTACTTTTTCAGCACAGTACTATCACCGGCATCGTATTGTTGCCACTCATGCTTTATCATGCCTTGCAATTGATTGCCGCTAGTATCATCGCTCAGGGTATGGCTCGACGAAAAGAAGTATAA
- a CDS encoding carbohydrate porin, with amino-acid sequence MIPAVFYRFITLTVLVLCSISAKSQIVISNKNFSFGTTGRIGFGYSPDIEGHTGRQLNLLNQGSLGGRMDQGDYLDLLPAFHFMPVNANKDETAIDFQVRLAFYSSNGTFLGNVNTGSTDGMIVSLPEAFVEARNIVGSQWSVWAGARYMRYDDVHIADYFYFDDHSSQGFGIKYKKSSFSMFFPAAIDTTSSGTGTPYSYSNIITGNKSLTYRQREVMVAEHSFNLSRKHIVKILAEYHHVPAVTKNATPTFPSDNGFVAGFKINSELETRKIGSFNQFSMRYGTGIANGGDNGNTQTWRTFGAPGTDDKTYKGAYSFTMVEHLMLNLSDRISVNPYAVYTKSKGGADTMDKAPDFYNRDIYNYKTDLAVGTRVIYYMTNWFHLVSELHYTARQDGNNPTASMVKFALAPTIVPTAERSPWARPHLRFIAEVSRYNDYAKNAMYSPFLQQAGQKRFGTYFGVRSEWWVF; translated from the coding sequence ATGATACCTGCTGTTTTTTACAGGTTTATAACATTAACAGTCTTAGTTTTATGCTCTATTTCTGCTAAGAGTCAGATTGTTATCAGTAATAAAAACTTCTCATTTGGTACTACCGGAAGAATCGGATTTGGTTATTCTCCGGATATTGAAGGTCATACAGGTCGCCAATTGAATCTTTTAAATCAGGGTTCTCTTGGCGGAAGAATGGATCAGGGAGATTATCTAGATTTACTGCCGGCCTTTCATTTTATGCCGGTAAATGCCAATAAAGATGAAACGGCTATTGACTTTCAGGTAAGACTTGCTTTTTATTCTTCTAATGGTACATTTTTAGGCAATGTAAATACAGGTTCCACAGATGGTATGATTGTTAGTTTACCGGAAGCATTTGTAGAAGCGCGTAATATTGTTGGAAGTCAATGGAGCGTTTGGGCGGGAGCAAGATATATGCGTTACGATGATGTTCACATAGCCGATTATTTTTATTTTGACGATCACTCTTCACAGGGATTTGGTATAAAATATAAAAAAAGCTCGTTTTCTATGTTTTTTCCGGCTGCTATAGATACTACATCTTCTGGAACGGGAACACCTTATTCTTATTCTAATATTATAACAGGCAATAAATCACTAACCTATCGTCAACGCGAAGTTATGGTTGCCGAACATAGTTTTAATTTATCGAGAAAACATATTGTAAAAATATTGGCAGAATATCACCATGTACCGGCAGTGACTAAAAATGCAACTCCCACCTTTCCATCTGATAATGGTTTTGTGGCAGGTTTTAAAATAAATTCGGAGCTTGAAACCAGAAAGATAGGATCTTTCAATCAGTTTTCTATGCGTTATGGAACCGGAATTGCCAATGGTGGAGACAATGGAAATACTCAAACCTGGCGTACTTTTGGCGCACCGGGAACTGATGACAAAACCTATAAAGGAGCTTATTCTTTTACAATGGTAGAACATCTTATGCTGAATCTTTCTGACAGAATAAGTGTTAATCCGTATGCTGTTTACACGAAAAGTAAAGGAGGCGCTGATACAATGGATAAAGCGCCTGATTTTTATAACCGGGATATTTACAACTATAAAACAGATTTAGCAGTTGGAACAAGAGTCATTTATTACATGACAAATTGGTTTCATCTCGTCTCTGAATTGCATTATACAGCGCGCCAAGATGGTAATAATCCCACAGCTTCAATGGTAAAATTTGCATTAGCGCCCACTATTGTACCAACTGCCGAGCGAAGTCCATGGGCGCGACCGCATTTGAGATTTATTGCCGAAGTTTCCCGTTATAATGATTATGCCAAAAATGCTATGTATTCACCGTTTTTACAACAAGCAGGACAAAAAAGATTCGGAACTTATTTTGGTGTGCGATCTGAATGGTGGGTATTTTAA
- a CDS encoding sugar MFS transporter, with protein sequence MSQAKFTEKKYTITFIFVTSLFLFWAIAITMGDVLNKHFQNVLHISKSESGLVQLSIFGAYAVMGIPAGLFMKKYGYKKGVLLGLILYALGAFLFIPAAQNESFSFFRAALFILASGLATLETVAHPFVASLGDERTSDQRINFAQSFNGLGAIIGPLVGGFFILNTKGAEGLESVKTLYMIIGFVILAIALAFWFVKVPTLKDPHAEQAENTTDSVNHDVIPNAPLYRQRHFMWAVAAQFFNIGAQGGTWAYFINYGVEKTGLPDNQVAYYFSLSMAMMMIGRFIGTFLMRYIAPNKLLAVYSICNMLLCVIISQSFGWVSFGALIMLNFFLSVMYPTIFSLGLKKLGNKTEQASSFLVMAMFGGAVFPPIMGFVANTNIAYAYLLPIVCYVVILLFAVKYYKPKTLGLGELAINKSSI encoded by the coding sequence ATGTCACAAGCTAAATTTACAGAGAAAAAATATACTATTACGTTCATATTTGTAACCTCACTATTCCTGTTTTGGGCGATTGCTATTACAATGGGCGATGTACTGAACAAACATTTTCAGAATGTTTTACACATTAGTAAATCAGAATCCGGATTGGTACAATTATCCATTTTTGGCGCTTATGCCGTTATGGGAATTCCGGCTGGTTTGTTCATGAAAAAATACGGCTATAAAAAAGGAGTTTTACTAGGGCTTATTTTATATGCTTTGGGTGCTTTTTTATTCATTCCGGCTGCTCAAAACGAATCATTTTCTTTTTTCAGAGCTGCTTTATTTATACTGGCTTCCGGACTTGCAACTCTTGAAACGGTAGCGCATCCTTTCGTCGCTTCCCTTGGAGACGAACGCACAAGCGACCAGCGAATCAATTTTGCACAATCATTCAATGGTTTAGGTGCTATAATTGGACCTTTGGTAGGTGGTTTTTTCATACTAAATACAAAAGGTGCTGAAGGTCTGGAATCTGTTAAAACACTTTACATGATTATTGGATTTGTAATTCTTGCTATCGCATTGGCTTTTTGGTTTGTAAAAGTACCAACTCTAAAAGATCCGCATGCAGAACAAGCAGAAAACACAACTGATTCCGTAAACCACGATGTAATACCTAATGCGCCATTATATCGTCAGCGTCATTTTATGTGGGCAGTAGCAGCACAGTTCTTCAACATTGGAGCACAAGGCGGAACTTGGGCTTACTTTATTAATTATGGTGTAGAAAAAACAGGTCTTCCTGACAATCAGGTGGCTTATTACTTTTCGCTAAGTATGGCAATGATGATGATTGGACGTTTTATTGGTACATTTTTAATGCGTTACATTGCGCCAAACAAATTATTGGCAGTATATAGCATTTGTAATATGTTACTTTGCGTGATCATTTCACAAAGTTTCGGATGGGTTTCGTTTGGAGCCTTAATCATGCTTAACTTCTTTTTAAGTGTAATGTATCCAACTATTTTCAGTCTGGGATTAAAAAAACTGGGAAATAAAACGGAACAAGCTTCTTCTTTTTTAGTAATGGCAATGTTTGGCGGAGCGGTGTTCCCTCCTATTATGGGATTTGTAGCCAATACAAATATTGCTTATGCTTATCTTTTACCAATAGTTTGTTATGTGGTTATACTTTTATTTGCTGTCAAATATTACAAGCCAAAAACACTTGGATTAGGAGAACTTGCAATAAACAAAAGCAGTATATGA
- a CDS encoding sugar phosphate isomerase/epimerase family protein, with translation MKIKFGASLLSWITPLWNAEAGHYAIKKTAQTGFDMIEILLPNSMDFDTETVKKQLKENNLDVACSLNLPKEAHIPFYPKEALTLICKALDKTAALDATFLGGVLHGGIGVFTGNPITDNEKEIIADVWQEAAQYAQKLGVTIGIEPINRYESYCCNTAENVLELIEKTNAANLAVHLDTFHMNIEESNFYDPILSSGKLLKHMHITESNRGMPGEGNVNWNELFKALKEIDFEGNLVLENFSSDVPGMQQAVSLWQKSPHNAEELAKGSLHFLKQHLEV, from the coding sequence ATGAAAATAAAATTTGGAGCTTCTCTCCTATCCTGGATAACACCTCTTTGGAATGCCGAAGCAGGACATTATGCTATAAAAAAAACAGCTCAAACAGGTTTTGACATGATTGAAATCCTTCTGCCTAATAGCATGGATTTTGATACAGAAACAGTTAAAAAACAGCTTAAAGAAAATAATCTTGATGTTGCCTGTTCCTTAAACCTGCCCAAAGAAGCGCATATTCCTTTTTATCCCAAAGAAGCATTAACATTGATTTGTAAAGCATTGGATAAAACCGCTGCTTTGGATGCTACTTTTTTAGGAGGTGTACTTCACGGAGGAATTGGAGTTTTTACAGGAAATCCAATTACAGATAATGAAAAAGAGATTATCGCAGATGTTTGGCAGGAAGCTGCTCAATATGCTCAAAAACTTGGAGTTACTATTGGTATAGAACCCATAAATCGTTATGAAAGCTATTGCTGTAATACTGCAGAAAATGTACTCGAACTCATAGAAAAAACAAATGCAGCAAATCTTGCAGTTCATCTGGATACCTTTCATATGAATATTGAAGAAAGTAATTTTTATGATCCGATTTTAAGTTCCGGAAAATTACTAAAACACATGCACATTACCGAAAGCAATCGTGGAATGCCCGGAGAAGGAAATGTTAATTGGAATGAACTCTTTAAAGCTCTTAAAGAAATTGATTTTGAAGGAAATCTTGTTCTGGAAAATTTTTCATCAGATGTACCAGGAATGCAGCAAGCGGTTTCTTTATGGCAAAAATCTCCGCATAATGCAGAAGAATTGGCTAAAGGAAGTCTTCATTTTCTAAAACAGCATTTGGAAGTCTAA
- a CDS encoding methionine synthase — translation MKKLLLPTSIVGSLPKPAWLAPPEKLWSPWKLEGDQLLEGKQDALRISLQEQQLADLDIICDGEQTRQHFVTTFIEHLSGVDFENRKTVKIRNRYDASVPVVVGDVARQKAVFVEDAKFLRKQTNKPIKWALPGPLTMVDTLYDDHYKSREKLAWEFAKALNEEARELQDAGVDIIQFDEPAFNVFFDEVNDWGMAALERAIEGLHCQTAVHICYGYGIQANTDWKKTLGSEWRQYEEIFPKIQKSKIDIVSLECHNSNVPLNLMELVRGKKVMVGAIDVATNTIETPEEVADTLRKALEFVDAENLYPSTNCGMAPLSRNIARGKLNALSAGAEIIRKELGI, via the coding sequence ATGAAGAAATTATTATTACCTACCTCTATTGTTGGAAGTTTACCCAAACCTGCCTGGCTTGCACCACCCGAAAAACTTTGGTCACCATGGAAATTAGAAGGCGATCAGCTACTTGAAGGAAAACAAGATGCTTTACGCATTTCTCTGCAGGAACAACAATTGGCAGATCTGGATATCATTTGTGACGGCGAGCAGACACGCCAGCATTTTGTAACGACTTTTATCGAGCATTTAAGCGGTGTAGATTTTGAAAATCGTAAAACAGTAAAAATCCGTAACCGCTATGACGCGAGTGTTCCAGTGGTTGTAGGTGATGTTGCACGTCAAAAAGCAGTTTTTGTTGAAGACGCTAAATTTTTACGTAAACAGACTAATAAGCCTATAAAATGGGCATTGCCAGGTCCGCTGACAATGGTAGATACCTTGTACGACGACCATTATAAAAGCAGGGAAAAATTGGCGTGGGAATTTGCGAAAGCACTCAATGAAGAAGCAAGAGAACTTCAAGATGCAGGGGTAGATATTATCCAGTTTGATGAACCTGCATTTAATGTGTTCTTTGATGAAGTAAACGATTGGGGAATGGCAGCATTAGAAAGAGCCATTGAAGGTTTACACTGTCAAACTGCGGTTCATATTTGCTATGGTTATGGAATACAGGCAAATACTGATTGGAAAAAGACATTAGGCTCAGAGTGGCGACAATACGAAGAAATTTTTCCGAAAATTCAAAAATCTAAAATTGATATTGTGTCTTTAGAATGTCACAACTCCAATGTGCCTTTAAATTTAATGGAACTTGTTCGCGGTAAAAAAGTAATGGTCGGTGCCATTGATGTAGCAACCAACACTATAGAAACACCAGAAGAAGTAGCTGATACTCTGCGTAAAGCTCTTGAGTTTGTAGATGCCGAAAATCTTTACCCTTCTACAAACTGCGGTATGGCGCCGTTATCTCGAAACATAGCCAGAGGCAAGTTAAATGCTTTAAGCGCAGGAGCAGAAATTATACGCAAAGAACTTGGGATTTAG
- a CDS encoding carbohydrate kinase → MKEQTTKSSIYCYGEVLWDIFPDGARAGGAPFNVAYNLMRMGVDAHMISRIGNDKLGSDLMKQLSDWNIATENTQIDNQYPTGTVLAHIDEHNEAHYDITEPVAWDFIEYRDDQINKVSNAAAFVFGSLITRGEKSRNTLFQLLEIAKFKVFDVNIRPPFFSVPVVKELLYKADLVKMNKAELRLILDFLGRDYVNEDDSIRYIQDEFNINEVLISKGSKGAIYYNGDDHYQALAVPVKIADTVGSGDAFLAGFLSKRITNSSPEEIMAQAVALGGFITSKEGACPSYTLTDFNAFRQDHKLISSSI, encoded by the coding sequence ATGAAAGAACAAACAACTAAATCGTCCATATATTGCTATGGAGAAGTACTTTGGGATATATTCCCTGACGGAGCACGTGCTGGAGGAGCGCCTTTTAATGTAGCTTACAATTTGATGAGAATGGGAGTCGACGCCCACATGATTAGCCGAATTGGAAATGATAAACTAGGCAGCGATCTTATGAAACAGTTATCTGACTGGAATATCGCTACTGAAAACACTCAAATCGATAATCAATATCCTACCGGAACTGTACTGGCTCATATCGATGAACATAACGAGGCACATTATGACATTACAGAACCTGTTGCATGGGATTTTATTGAATATAGAGACGACCAAATTAATAAAGTAAGTAATGCCGCTGCCTTTGTTTTTGGAAGTCTGATTACCAGAGGAGAAAAATCTCGAAATACACTTTTTCAGCTTTTGGAAATAGCAAAATTTAAAGTTTTTGATGTCAATATCAGACCTCCATTCTTTTCTGTTCCTGTGGTTAAAGAACTTCTTTATAAAGCAGATTTGGTTAAGATGAACAAAGCTGAACTACGTTTGATACTGGACTTTTTAGGAAGAGATTATGTCAATGAAGATGACAGTATTCGCTACATACAAGACGAGTTCAATATAAATGAAGTTCTCATAAGTAAAGGCAGTAAAGGTGCTATTTATTATAATGGTGACGATCATTATCAGGCTTTGGCAGTTCCTGTTAAAATAGCAGATACCGTAGGAAGCGGTGACGCATTTCTGGCAGGATTTCTTTCTAAGAGAATTACCAATTCAAGTCCGGAAGAAATTATGGCGCAAGCCGTTGCATTAGGAGGTTTTATTACTTCTAAAGAAGGCGCTTGTCCTTCTTATACCTTAACGGATTTTAATGCTTTTCGCCAAGATCACAAACTAATTTCTTCTTCAATTTAA
- a CDS encoding deoxyribodipyrimidine photo-lyase, whose protein sequence is MNKKEINIIWFKRDLRFTDHEPLFMAQQENIPLLLVYIFEPSIMAHDDSDVRHWRFVYESLKEMQSKLKAIGAQLYYFHNEVEPVFEQLCSIYDVKTVFSYQEIGNKTTFERDISMQSFFNNHKIIWKQSQLHGVIRKLKSRQNWDERWEKVMRADPRIIDLNTIKFESLDADFYLNLKGKTLSKEITERNENFQQGGEYWAWRYLKSFAEERHVNYSKHISKPSLSRKSCSRLSPYLTYGNISMRMVYQYTNQFYEASPNQKAMLNFVSRLHWHCHFMQKFESDCRIEFENIDHSFDVLIKPKNEIYIKAWQEGKSGVPIVDACMRCLIATGFINFRMRALVVSFFVFNLWQDWRDLHFLARQFLDYEPGIHYPQLQMQAGVTGTGTIRIYNPIKNSEEHDSDGIFIKKWIPELANIPPHLLHEPWKLGLIDQQLYECEIGKDYPFPIVDIEETRKHASAIIWNIRKNGEINIK, encoded by the coding sequence TTGAACAAAAAAGAGATCAATATTATATGGTTCAAACGTGATCTTCGTTTTACAGATCACGAACCTCTTTTTATGGCACAGCAAGAAAATATTCCACTGCTTTTGGTTTATATTTTTGAGCCTTCAATAATGGCGCACGATGATTCGGATGTTCGTCATTGGAGGTTTGTTTATGAATCTTTGAAGGAAATGCAATCTAAGTTAAAGGCAATTGGAGCACAACTTTATTATTTTCATAATGAAGTCGAACCTGTTTTTGAGCAATTATGCAGCATTTATGATGTTAAAACCGTTTTTTCGTATCAGGAAATTGGCAATAAAACCACCTTTGAACGCGATATTTCCATGCAGTCTTTTTTTAATAATCATAAGATTATCTGGAAACAATCACAATTACATGGCGTAATCAGAAAACTGAAATCCAGACAAAATTGGGACGAACGCTGGGAAAAAGTAATGCGTGCAGATCCCAGAATAATTGATCTGAATACGATTAAATTTGAAAGTTTAGATGCTGATTTTTATCTGAATTTAAAAGGAAAAACACTTTCTAAAGAAATTACGGAACGCAATGAAAACTTTCAGCAAGGTGGTGAATATTGGGCTTGGCGTTATTTAAAAAGTTTTGCAGAAGAACGTCACGTAAATTACAGCAAACACATTTCTAAACCTAGTTTAAGCCGAAAAAGCTGTAGCAGACTTTCGCCTTATCTCACCTACGGAAACATCAGTATGAGAATGGTATATCAGTATACCAATCAGTTTTATGAAGCGTCTCCAAACCAAAAAGCGATGCTTAATTTTGTTTCAAGACTGCATTGGCATTGTCATTTTATGCAGAAATTTGAAAGTGATTGCCGTATTGAGTTTGAAAATATCGATCATAGCTTTGATGTACTCATAAAACCTAAAAATGAAATCTATATAAAAGCCTGGCAAGAAGGGAAATCCGGTGTTCCTATTGTTGATGCCTGTATGCGATGTTTAATTGCAACCGGATTCATCAACTTTAGAATGCGTGCTTTGGTAGTTTCCTTTTTTGTTTTTAATCTTTGGCAAGACTGGCGCGATCTTCATTTTTTAGCCCGACAGTTTCTGGATTATGAACCCGGAATTCATTATCCGCAGTTGCAAATGCAGGCGGGCGTTACAGGAACAGGAACAATTAGAATCTATAATCCGATTAAAAATTCTGAAGAACATGACAGCGACGGAATCTTTATTAAAAAATGGATTCCCGAATTAGCCAATATTCCGCCTCACTTACTTCATGAACCGTGGAAATTAGGCTTGATAGATCAGCAATTGTATGAATGTGAAATTGGAAAGGATTATCCGTTTCCGATCGTAGATATTGAAGAAACCAGAAAACATGCAAGCGCCATCATTTGGAACATCAGAAAAAATGGAGAAATTAATATTAAATAA
- a CDS encoding Lrp/AsnC family transcriptional regulator yields MEQIDDIDLQLLNILHDNSKYTVKELAKMVNLSASPVFERIKRLENSGYIKKYIALLDAEKLNRGFIVFCNIKLKQHDRNIGNQFVSDIMKIEEVVECYNISGDYDFLMKVSAKDMKHYQDFVFNKLGSVESIGSTQSTFVMSEIKNLYG; encoded by the coding sequence ATGGAACAAATAGACGATATTGATCTTCAGTTATTAAATATACTACACGATAATTCTAAATACACTGTAAAAGAGCTTGCTAAAATGGTAAATCTTTCGGCATCGCCTGTTTTTGAGCGTATTAAAAGATTAGAAAACAGCGGTTATATTAAAAAATATATTGCCCTGCTTGATGCAGAAAAATTAAACAGAGGCTTCATTGTTTTTTGTAATATCAAACTTAAACAGCACGATCGTAATATTGGGAATCAGTTTGTTAGTGATATTATGAAAATAGAAGAAGTTGTGGAATGTTACAATATCTCTGGTGATTACGATTTTTTAATGAAAGTTTCTGCCAAAGACATGAAGCATTATCAGGATTTTGTATTTAATAAATTGGGATCAGTTGAAAGTATAGGGAGTACTCAAAGCACCTTTGTCATGTCGGAGATAAAAAATTTGTACGGATAG
- a CDS encoding LacI family DNA-binding transcriptional regulator, which produces MKKVSIKDVALKAGVSIASVSYVLNNKPNGRIGKETAEKVIKAAEELNYRANTAAKNLKTQRTNIIGLIVADIANPYFSQIARIIENEATKKGYTLIIGSSDENKEKFESLVSMFYHRQAEGLIIAPVENSEACLQRLQKQNIPFVFIDRYLPKIKADNIQINNYDISYNVTQHLIKEKRSNILIVAYDSTLDHLMQRTQGFKDALEKYNIPYNANNILNINKDQIDQDIDKGFNTIFQGNNKPDAVFFVSNKLAVSGLKKIMKLGIAVPTDLAVVAFDETEAYELFSVPLSYVSQPLTDIGIEAVELLHNKIKDPLLPVQNITLEAQMHIKASSKINNL; this is translated from the coding sequence GTGAAAAAAGTTTCCATAAAAGATGTAGCATTAAAAGCGGGTGTGTCTATCGCCTCGGTTTCTTATGTGCTTAATAATAAGCCTAACGGCCGCATTGGAAAAGAAACTGCAGAAAAGGTTATCAAAGCAGCCGAAGAATTAAATTATCGTGCCAACACTGCTGCAAAAAATCTAAAAACACAACGAACCAATATTATCGGATTAATTGTGGCTGATATTGCCAATCCTTATTTCTCGCAAATTGCGCGAATAATTGAAAACGAAGCTACTAAAAAAGGATATACACTTATTATAGGAAGTTCTGACGAAAATAAAGAAAAATTTGAAAGTCTTGTCAGTATGTTTTATCACCGTCAAGCGGAAGGATTAATTATTGCGCCTGTTGAAAATTCAGAAGCTTGTTTGCAAAGATTACAAAAACAAAATATTCCGTTTGTGTTTATAGACCGTTATCTTCCAAAGATTAAGGCAGACAATATTCAGATCAATAATTATGATATTAGTTATAATGTTACGCAGCATCTTATCAAAGAAAAACGAAGCAATATACTTATTGTAGCTTATGATTCAACGCTGGATCATTTGATGCAACGAACTCAGGGTTTTAAAGATGCTTTAGAGAAATACAATATACCGTACAACGCAAATAACATATTGAATATTAACAAGGATCAAATTGATCAGGATATTGATAAAGGCTTCAATACTATATTTCAAGGCAATAACAAACCTGATGCTGTATTTTTTGTAAGTAATAAATTGGCGGTTTCAGGCTTAAAAAAAATCATGAAACTTGGAATTGCTGTACCTACAGATCTTGCAGTTGTGGCTTTTGACGAAACGGAAGCATACGAACTTTTCAGCGTGCCATTATCTTATGTAAGTCAGCCTTTGACCGATATTGGAATTGAAGCAGTTGAACTCCTTCATAATAAAATTAAAGATCCGCTGCTTCCTGTACAAAATATTACTCTCGAAGCTCAAATGCACATTAAAGCCTCTTCAAAAATCAATAATTTATAA